The sequence below is a genomic window from Helicobacter sp. 'house sparrow 1'.
TTGTTTCTCAAAATGAAAGTTCTCATCAAAAATGGCAGTTCGTGTTCTATCAGAACAATAGTGTTTAAATTTGATACCAGCATCAAAGAGAATCAAATCTTCTTTATTAAGAAGAGAAGTAGAGGCTAATGCATGAGGTTTTGCAGCATTTGCATTGATACCAATAATGGGTTCAAAACTTAATTCATAATTGCCGTGGTCTTGTAAAAAATTCTTCGCATAAAAAAGGAGTTCTTTTTCATTTAAAGGATTTTTTTGATTTAATAAAAAAGAGGCAAATTTTTCATAAGCCTTTTGGTTGAGGTGTTGAGATTGAGCAATTTTTTGTATTTCTTCTTGGTTTTTTATTATCCTTAAGCGCTGATGAAAGGAAGCTTTAGGCTTTAAACTCGTATTGCAGAGTGATGATATTTGATTAAAAACAGAAACACTTACTTGTTGATCATCAAAAATCAGCTCTTTGGGCTTTAAACTATTAATAAGCTTAATAAGCCCCTGAGTGATATTAGATTCTTCAATAATTTGTGTATTTTTGGAGCAAAATTCCTGTGCCTCAAGTGTGTATCTAGAATCTGTGATAAAAAAGCAATCTTTTTGAATTTTTAATAGCCAAGCATTATCACAACTAAACCCACACTCATAAAGCTGTGCACTTTGATCTTGAGTAAAAAAATCAAACATAAGACTAGTTGTTTTGTTGTTTGGCTTGAGCCTCTTTAACTGCTTGAATTTCATTGAGAATTTGTAAGATTGAAATTAAAGCAAGATGGTAGCCAAAAGCTCCAAAACCTGTAATAACACCGGCAGAAGCAGCACCAGTGTAGCTATTTCTTCTGAATTCTTCTCTAGCAAAAATATTGCTTAAATGAACCTCAATTACAGGAACACCAGCAGAAGCAATAGCATCAGCAATTGCAATAGAGGTGTGAGAGTATGCACCAGGATTGATGATGATCCCCTGATATTCTCCCCCAATACATTCTTGAATTTTATCAATAATCTCGCCCTCAAAATTGCTTTGAAAAAAATCAATATCAAACTTGTTTTGTTTTGCAAACTCTTGCATATTTGAGTGAATTTGCTCAAGCGTTATTGGTCCATAGATTCTTGGATCTCTATGTCCTAGAATATTTAAGTTTGGCCCCTGTATAACTAGGATTTTCATTTTTAATTCCTTAATAATAGATTTCTATTACTATATAAAAAAGTAGCTGATTTTTTAATTAAATTAAATGAGAGGTTTTTTTTGTTCCCCATCAGGAATGCTCATAATATGCTCCTCCTGCACTTCTTGTTTTTTAACTTCTTGCTTTTTTTCCTCAAATGGAGGACCCTTTTTAAGGGTTTCTGTTAATAATGCTGCTTTTTTAGGCTCCATTTTTGCCAGAATTTTTCCAATTTCTTGTGGCTTAAGATAAAAAAGAATATTGGCAGCCTCACTAAGGCTAAGATCACTTAAAATTGCTGCAGCTTTTGAATCTTTCATTTTAGAGTAGGTTTGCGCAACCTTGCTCTCTGTTTCATCGCGGATTTGTCTTAATATATCCTCATTTTTTGCCAAAATTTTTTTTACCCTTTCTTCAGCTTCTTTTTGTTTTGTTTGTAAAAGAATTTCCTTGTCATTTAAGGCTTGGGTTTTTTGTTTTAATTCTTCTTCTTTATCTTGAAGTTTTTTTTCTCGTTGATTAAATAAGTCCTCGCTTGCTTTTTGTAGCATTTCTAAAGATTGTTTTTTTTCTTCAAGGGTTTGGATTTGTTGAATAATTTCTGATTTTTTTGCTTCAAAGATTGCATTACACTGTATAAGCTTTGAGCTTTCCTCTTGTGTTTCTTCTGCATAAAGATAGCTGAGTATAAGAGCCAGAAATATTTTCTTTTTCATTTTTTATCCTTATTGAAAGTAAATAACATTGTACTCACTTCATCGATATGTTTTGTATGCTGTTTTTTGATTTCATTAATTCTTCTTTTTTGTTCTGATGTGTGTATATAATTTAGCTTTTCATATTCTATATAAATTTTTTGATAAGCTTGCTCAAGCTCCCTTTTTGTTTGCTTGAGATTTGAGATTTCAGCGTGCATTGAATCTATTTGAAATAAAAATGCATTTTTATATTCTTGCAAAACTTTAAAATCTTGAAAATTTCCAGAATGTGGAATACTAAATTCCTTCATTTGAGATTGAAATTGCGCAATTTCATCAAATTTATGTGCAATAAGATGATTGATTTGGGCAATTTCCATTTCTTTTTGTTCTAGTTCTTGTTTTTTTATTTTGATAAGAGGATAAAATGATGTTTTCATAAAAAAATAATATCATCTCTTTGAGGTGAGGTGGAAATAAGAGAAACTTTAACACCAATAATTTCCTCTAGGGTGCGGATATAATCTTGAGCTTTGGCAGGGAGGAGGTTAAAATCTCTGATGCCTAGAGTATCTCCCCAGCCCTCAAGAGTTTTATAAATTGGTTTAATGTTTTGCATATTGCTTGGTACATAGTCAATGATTTGGCCATCAAGTTCATAATGTGTGCAAATTTTTACTTCTTCAAAATGATCTAAAACATCTAATTTCATCAATGCTAAACTTGTACAACCATTGATTTTGCAAGCATATTTTAGTGCGACTGCATCAAGCCATCCACAGCGTCGCTTTCTTCCTGTGGTCGTTCCAAATTCATGTCCTTTTTGACAGATCAGATCTCCTATTGGTGAGTTTTCTTCAGTTGGGAATGGACCATTGCCTACTCTTGTGCAATAAGCTTTTGCTACACCAATAATATGATGAAATTCTTTTGGAGGAATGCCTGTTCCACTGCTTGCACCAGCAGAAATTGTGGTAGAACTGGTTACAAAAGGATAGGTTCCATGATCAATATCAAGCATACTCCCTTGAGCCCCCTCTAATAGAATCTTTTTTCCTTGATCAATTCCATCCCACAGAAGTTTTGTAGTATCTGTGATAAAAGGAAGAATAGATGGGCTTAATTGTTGTATTTGTTTGAAAACACTATCAGGGCTTGGAAAGGTGATGTTATAAATACTCTCTAAAGATTTAATGCCCTCATAATAATCTTGAAGTTTTTGGTAGAAAATATCAAGATTATTTAGATCTCCTATTCTAAAACCAGATCTTGAAACTTTGTCACTATAAGCAGGCCCAATACCTTTTTTTGTGGTTCCTATAGCTTCTTTTAAAATATTCTCTTTAGCAGAATCTAAGATTTGATGATAAGGGGTAATAATATGGGCACGATCGCTAATAAAAAATCTACCATCAAGATTTTGATATTGTTGCATTTCTTTTGTAAGAGCTTCAAGAGATACTACAACACCATTTCCAATAATATTTTTGCATTGAGGATAAAGAATACCTGATGGCATTAAATGTAGAGCATATTTTTTATCATCCACCACAATAGTATGTCCAGCATTATGACCACCTTGATATCTTACAACATAGTCATATTCTTTTGCTAATTTATCAACAATTTTTCCCTTACCTTCATCACCCCATTGGATCCCAACAATTAAATCTGCCATATTTATCCTTATTTTTTATATTTTTAATAATGCTATTTTATACTTAATTAAGTCTCTAGATAAAAAGAGAATTAACGCTTTCATTGTAGTGGATTCTGCGAATAACTTCAGCAAATAATGGAGCAACGCTAAGCACAGTAATTTTTGAACAAGAATTTTTAAGGGGAATGGAATTGCTGACTACAACCTCATCTAAAACACTCTCTTGGATTCTTTGGATAGCAGGACCACTTAAAACAGGATGGGTTCCAAGAGCCATTACAGAATTTGCTCCTCTAGATTTTAATACATGGGCAGCCTTGCACATAGTCCCAGCTGTATCAATCATATCATCAACCAAGATAACATCTTTACCCTCAACATCTCCAATAATATTCATCACCTCGCTTTCATTTGCCTTTTCTCGTTTTTTATCTACAATGACTAGATCTAGGTGCAGTTGATCTGCAAAATATCTTGCTCTTGATACGCCTCCAATATCTGGACTTGCAATAATTGGATTGTTAAAGTTTTTTGAGCGAATATAATCTCTAAAAATAATAGAGCCATAAAGATTATCTACTGGGATATCAAAGAAACCTTGAATCTGTCCTGCGTGTAGATCCATAGTAATGATGCGATTAATACCAGCACTCTGCATTAAGTTTGCAACTAACTTTGCTGTAATTGGAACTCTTGGTGCAGCCTTTCTATCTTGTCTTGCATATCCAAAATAAGGAATAACAGCATTAATGGAATTAGCAGAACTTCTTTTAAATGCATCTGTCATGACTAGCAATTCCATTAGATTGTCATTTGTTGGAGCACAGGTTGGTTGAATGATAAAAATATCTTTACCACGCACAGATTCTGAAATTTGAACACTGATTTCTCCATCACTAAAACGACTTATATTTGCCTTTGAGACAACGCCATCAAGATATTTGGCTAGCTCTTTACTAAACTCTGTATGGGCAGTCCCACTGAAAATTTTAAAACCCTTCATAAAACATCCTCATTCTTTCTTGAAATTATAAGTTGTTAAACCTTAAAAGATTATTTGTATCCCAGTGTATTTAACAGCTTGTGTGTATCTAGACTTAAAGTCAGCATTTGTTGGTGATAAAATCCTTCATGATTAAAGTGTAAAATAAAGCTAAACCTCCCGACTAAATAATGATTCTTGTATTCATAATAAAGCTCTGCACGGTCATAGAAACGAGATTGATAAAATGGTAATCCTGCATAGAAATTTTCACCATATTCTCTAAAATATTTAAATTGTCTATCGCCAAAATATAAACTATTGTCGATACCAAAACCCTTGTATTGTAGTTGTGTATCAAGTTGCCATCCAATTTGATTGCTAAAAGGATCTGTTCCAGTAGAGAGCCTTCTTTTTCTCTCCATTGAAGAAAGATTGCTAAAAGAAATTTTTATTTTATCTAGGCTAGGAATAAGCTGGGTGAGGTCTGTGCCAATAAACACCTGATAATAAAAACGATCTAAAAGATAGGTATCAAAATTATTTCCATCAAGATTTAAGAAATTGCTATTTTTAAAGTGATAGAGCAAGAAAGAACCACCAAGAAAGAACTTTTTATCAAAAAAATTCTTTCTTAAATATCCTTGTGTTAGAAACTCATCATCTCTTTTTTGAATATTTCCTCCATACCAGTCAAAAATAAATTCTGCTTGTAAATCAAGATTTTTTGAGTCATATTGAAACATTACACCATTATTTACAGGGTTGTAAAACAAGAAATCCTTTCTAAAAAAAAGATTAGAATATTCGCCTATCCAGTTTTTTTTTGAAAAGATTCCAAAATAGCCCTTAATATCATTGTAAGTAAAATCATAAGAGAGTGTAATTCCCCCCTTCATGGGATAATTCTCACCCATATTGTTGATAAAATATCCACCAAGATTAAGATTTTGATTATAAAAATGCACCCCAATGTGAGGAAATAAACTTCCAGCAAACAAGGTTCTTGTAGGCCAAATTTTTTGAGATTCTTCAAGGTTATCTAGTAAAAAATCAAAGTCAAAACCATAAATGAATTGAATAGGGCGTTGTAGCTTTGCTTGATCTGTTTGGTTGGAAATATTAAAGGAGGGAGGATTTTCCTGAGAAAAAACAAATGTAAAAACAAGAATGCTAAGCAGATAAAATCTGCTTAGAAGAGAGTTATTTTTCATATATTTCAAGTTGAATAGACACTTTTGACTCATTGCTTACAATCATATCACCAATACCTGTTCCAATATCAAAGTCTTTGCGCAGAATTACTCCTTGAATATCTAAAGCCATTACTTCTTTTTTGTTTAAAGGACTAATAGCAGGACCACTCACTTCAACATCAAATACAACAGGTTTTTTGATACCCTTGAAAGTCAAATCTCCATAGATTTTGTTTCCCTCGTGTTTTGTCATCACAAAATAACCCTTGTTAAACTTTTTAGAATCAAAAAAGTCATTTGAAGTTAAATGCTCATCTCTTTTCTTATTTTTGGTGCTAAT
It includes:
- a CDS encoding M24 family metallopeptidase, which encodes MFDFFTQDQSAQLYECGFSCDNAWLLKIQKDCFFITDSRYTLEAQEFCSKNTQIIEESNITQGLIKLINSLKPKELIFDDQQVSVSVFNQISSLCNTSLKPKASFHQRLRIIKNQEEIQKIAQSQHLNQKAYEKFASFLLNQKNPLNEKELLFYAKNFLQDHGNYELSFEPIIGINANAAKPHALASTSLLNKEDLILFDAGIKFKHYCSDRTRTAIFDENFHFEKQQSFKDIKKQKVYDIVLKAQEETIKSIKSGMKGKEIDAIARNIIEEHGFGNFFNHSTGHGIGLDIHELPFISPRSEEIIEDGMVFSIEPGIYLPNEFGVRIEDLVVIKNGRAHIL
- the aroQ gene encoding type II 3-dehydroquinate dehydratase yields the protein MKILVIQGPNLNILGHRDPRIYGPITLEQIHSNMQEFAKQNKFDIDFFQSNFEGEIIDKIQECIGGEYQGIIINPGAYSHTSIAIADAIASAGVPVIEVHLSNIFAREEFRRNSYTGAASAGVITGFGAFGYHLALISILQILNEIQAVKEAQAKQQNN
- a CDS encoding MotE family protein, whose translation is MKKKIFLALILSYLYAEETQEESSKLIQCNAIFEAKKSEIIQQIQTLEEKKQSLEMLQKASEDLFNQREKKLQDKEEELKQKTQALNDKEILLQTKQKEAEERVKKILAKNEDILRQIRDETESKVAQTYSKMKDSKAAAILSDLSLSEAANILFYLKPQEIGKILAKMEPKKAALLTETLKKGPPFEEKKQEVKKQEVQEEHIMSIPDGEQKKPLI
- a CDS encoding flagellar export protein FliJ — encoded protein: MKTSFYPLIKIKKQELEQKEMEIAQINHLIAHKFDEIAQFQSQMKEFSIPHSGNFQDFKVLQEYKNAFLFQIDSMHAEISNLKQTKRELEQAYQKIYIEYEKLNYIHTSEQKRRINEIKKQHTKHIDEVSTMLFTFNKDKK
- a CDS encoding adenylosuccinate synthase; translation: MADLIVGIQWGDEGKGKIVDKLAKEYDYVVRYQGGHNAGHTIVVDDKKYALHLMPSGILYPQCKNIIGNGVVVSLEALTKEMQQYQNLDGRFFISDRAHIITPYHQILDSAKENILKEAIGTTKKGIGPAYSDKVSRSGFRIGDLNNLDIFYQKLQDYYEGIKSLESIYNITFPSPDSVFKQIQQLSPSILPFITDTTKLLWDGIDQGKKILLEGAQGSMLDIDHGTYPFVTSSTTISAGASSGTGIPPKEFHHIIGVAKAYCTRVGNGPFPTEENSPIGDLICQKGHEFGTTTGRKRRCGWLDAVALKYACKINGCTSLALMKLDVLDHFEEVKICTHYELDGQIIDYVPSNMQNIKPIYKTLEGWGDTLGIRDFNLLPAKAQDYIRTLEEIIGVKVSLISTSPQRDDIIFL
- a CDS encoding ribose-phosphate pyrophosphokinase, yielding MKGFKIFSGTAHTEFSKELAKYLDGVVSKANISRFSDGEISVQISESVRGKDIFIIQPTCAPTNDNLMELLVMTDAFKRSSANSINAVIPYFGYARQDRKAAPRVPITAKLVANLMQSAGINRIITMDLHAGQIQGFFDIPVDNLYGSIIFRDYIRSKNFNNPIIASPDIGGVSRARYFADQLHLDLVIVDKKREKANESEVMNIIGDVEGKDVILVDDMIDTAGTMCKAAHVLKSRGANSVMALGTHPVLSGPAIQRIQESVLDEVVVSNSIPLKNSCSKITVLSVAPLFAEVIRRIHYNESVNSLFI
- a CDS encoding YceI family protein; the encoded protein is MKKFLLALFFIGSVGFAKPYTIDFTHSSVGFEVKHLGLSKVSGDFGTFTGNIDIDPQTKKINKFEGEVDISSISTKNKKRDEHLTSNDFFDSKKFNKGYFVMTKHEGNKIYGDLTFKGIKKPVVFDVEVSGPAISPLNKKEVMALDIQGVILRKDFDIGTGIGDMIVSNESKVSIQLEIYEK